From one Lactiplantibacillus paraplantarum genomic stretch:
- a CDS encoding bifunctional glycosyltransferase/CDP-glycerol:glycerophosphate glycerophosphotransferase: MTTYITFENWIKVKIVKEKGLVKRESNQLSVIVACYNVAEYLRDCLDSLLAQTFKNFEVIMIDDHSDDDTSKIIDEYAQQYDNFKAVHNEQNLGPSASRNLGIELANGDWLAFVDGDDTLPSRAYELMIGSLVKSGSQVVTGFVRRFDSGRNKPSYLHGKAIIDDYRHASFAEHPELLYDTTSWNKIYSLALLRHNGIKFPTGQIYEDVSFTLDAFLHSSGIDILTDVVYNWRWRESSGNASFTQVKNELPKYLDRITSLNQVRSLLLDNDLWNGKVKEQAEFKLLDVDIPLFMNDIADADESFVYQFQEETVRFFRDWQLLNTPIIRTLSVKKQYQYYALLNGKFELLKRISANAFNGRVARLEQKSLNLPEFHALKRLKSRISKVQCLDGTILFNGSLQAGRKAPRHFPYNPEVVSVYLENIITGKCISLSTFSRQFTVFNVHLRKMQIPSSKFSLALNVEDAIRELGEGTYKVRIDYREKKSAKLLTTYLGQPMKGAGKIAPFEISDGKLSVVYGYNTNWEMTIKVQPTAELVVGSESSPTILTEIRLDHSSTLIIGGTTPESNLSLSINDTIIGQNRESDGLFEFRVGSEFLQRFLNHSIKLDFINSESGMEVIPNFKFEVGMPTTLFGNRLSIALDARLGKGLWIKPDVSTITLSQADVQLSSGNIYLKLIFNDESVMNLDIVGGKVELLSTNLVNRYLDGGTVEYQNTHTLIGKVPLNVGQQLLILSGRYHLYLNLKTSDGHNQRFKVYSYNLTDEYLINRTMLTKMASVSAYTDKFGYLKLSVLQKRPWIDRTKIRRGLTFSILYPLMRLLPLKKDTVVFESLWGQLFNDSPRAMYDYLSNKYPAMKFVWVFKDEQIPITGHAIRVRRMSFKYWYYMARAKYLVQNTNLPDQYAKRKGQIEVETLHGTFMKVMGFDEPHFKHASNRVQANFAHRIGRWDLMSVPSDFMKAHGAHAFDYPEQKILTTGFPRTDELIHNNNANYIQQIKRRLNIPDNKKVVLYAPTYRTTDKPFDLELDLNQMQRMLSDDCVLLVRLHYFVSHSQNFVNQSGFVYDVSDYNNINDLYLVSDVLITDYSSVMFDFGYLRKPMIFFAYDKDWYLDPANRGIYMDYDATVPGPVAKTTTEVISALKNLDNLPSLYHGKLIDFYNRFCQYGRSGDATEKLSEAMLNLNPEAQDSIEMHLIGNKFVRLFKLNNIQSQLLNALGQKVAKKNIAIFESFFGRQYSDNPKAIYEYMRTNYPQIKAYWNVNKEYEQYFIDNQIPHLTRFSFRSIWKQARAKYWFTNTRRPFRWYKPKDTVVVQTWHGTPLKTIGTDVQQVTMPGVTRMKYHKQVVRDSSRWDYLLTPNPYSYEIMHHAFRKNYSQLLPTGYPRNDRLSTATPEAIINIKHKLNIDKNARVVLYAPTWRDNDFVRADHFRAELHLDLNKFIQKTPKNTIILIRTHYMIANSLDLSSYGNRVINVSDYEDISDLYLISDLLITDYSSVFFDYSILKRPMIFYAYDLAAYADDIRGFYVDYDSTVPGPIVENNDELMPLINEALTEPARFIDNEKYRQFLKKFAGWEDGQATKRLLDIVLDGQPAYQRREVETAEGYAVNDQVTISPASLLWKNIPGLPGDQFVGNFDEINNDGLITIKKIASLVPTNFSADELYTGGYWINAQVQGQDIWLMMADISKKSRADSY; encoded by the coding sequence ATGACAACGTATATCACGTTTGAAAACTGGATAAAGGTGAAGATTGTGAAAGAAAAGGGATTAGTGAAGCGAGAATCTAATCAGTTAAGTGTAATTGTTGCTTGTTACAATGTGGCAGAATATTTACGTGACTGCTTGGATTCATTATTAGCTCAAACATTTAAAAATTTTGAAGTAATTATGATTGATGATCATTCAGATGATGATACTTCAAAAATCATTGATGAATATGCACAACAATACGATAACTTCAAGGCTGTTCACAACGAACAAAATCTTGGACCGAGTGCATCTAGAAATCTAGGAATTGAGCTGGCCAACGGTGACTGGCTCGCTTTTGTAGATGGCGATGATACGTTACCAAGCCGTGCATATGAGCTCATGATTGGCTCATTAGTGAAGTCTGGTTCGCAAGTCGTGACTGGTTTTGTTCGCCGTTTTGATAGTGGACGTAATAAGCCATCGTATTTACATGGCAAAGCAATCATTGATGATTATCGGCATGCATCATTTGCTGAGCATCCAGAGTTGTTATACGACACTACAAGTTGGAATAAAATTTACTCGCTTGCATTATTACGTCACAATGGCATAAAATTTCCGACTGGACAAATATATGAAGACGTTTCATTTACACTAGATGCATTCTTACACAGTAGTGGAATTGATATTTTAACCGATGTTGTTTATAACTGGCGTTGGCGCGAAAGTAGCGGCAACGCGTCGTTCACTCAGGTTAAAAATGAATTGCCAAAATATCTTGATCGTATTACTAGCCTAAACCAGGTTCGGAGTTTGTTACTAGATAACGACTTATGGAATGGTAAGGTCAAAGAACAAGCTGAGTTCAAGTTATTAGATGTGGATATTCCGCTATTTATGAATGATATTGCAGATGCCGATGAGTCATTTGTATATCAGTTTCAAGAAGAAACAGTCCGTTTCTTTAGAGATTGGCAGCTACTAAATACGCCAATCATACGTACGCTTTCGGTAAAAAAACAGTATCAGTACTACGCGCTGCTAAACGGAAAGTTTGAATTATTGAAAAGAATCTCAGCCAATGCATTTAATGGGCGAGTTGCTAGGTTAGAGCAAAAGAGTCTTAATCTCCCAGAGTTTCACGCACTCAAGAGGCTGAAATCTAGAATATCTAAGGTTCAATGCTTAGATGGTACGATTCTTTTTAATGGTAGTTTACAAGCAGGAAGAAAAGCACCCCGACATTTTCCGTATAATCCAGAAGTAGTTAGTGTTTATTTGGAAAATATTATTACAGGAAAATGCATCAGTTTATCAACTTTTTCGCGCCAATTTACAGTGTTTAATGTACATCTTCGGAAAATGCAGATTCCATCAAGTAAATTTAGTCTAGCATTGAATGTGGAAGATGCAATTCGTGAATTAGGTGAAGGAACTTATAAAGTACGAATTGATTATCGCGAGAAGAAATCTGCTAAGTTATTAACGACCTATTTAGGACAACCAATGAAAGGCGCTGGTAAAATTGCACCTTTTGAAATCAGTGATGGCAAGTTGTCAGTTGTTTATGGTTATAACACTAATTGGGAGATGACTATTAAAGTGCAGCCAACTGCAGAATTAGTAGTTGGTAGTGAGTCATCCCCAACGATTTTAACGGAAATTCGCTTAGATCATAGCAGTACTTTAATTATTGGTGGAACAACTCCAGAGTCTAATTTATCGTTAAGTATTAATGATACGATTATAGGTCAGAACAGGGAAAGTGATGGCTTGTTTGAATTTCGAGTGGGGTCTGAATTTTTGCAACGATTTTTAAATCACTCGATTAAACTAGACTTTATTAATTCGGAGTCAGGTATGGAAGTGATACCCAATTTTAAGTTTGAAGTTGGGATGCCAACAACTTTATTTGGGAATAGGTTAAGTATTGCGCTTGATGCCCGATTAGGGAAGGGACTCTGGATTAAACCAGATGTTTCTACCATTACCTTGAGTCAGGCCGATGTTCAATTGAGTTCAGGTAATATTTATCTTAAGCTAATATTCAATGATGAGTCAGTTATGAATTTAGATATCGTTGGTGGTAAAGTTGAGTTGTTATCAACAAATTTGGTTAATCGTTATCTGGATGGCGGCACAGTAGAATATCAAAATACACATACTTTAATCGGAAAAGTTCCCTTGAATGTTGGTCAGCAGTTGTTAATCTTATCTGGAAGATATCATCTATATCTTAATTTAAAGACATCAGATGGACATAATCAACGTTTCAAAGTATACAGCTATAATCTGACAGATGAGTATTTGATTAATAGAACTATGCTTACTAAGATGGCATCTGTGTCTGCTTATACTGATAAATTTGGCTATTTGAAATTAAGCGTTCTTCAAAAACGCCCATGGATAGATCGGACAAAGATACGCCGTGGACTGACATTCTCAATTTTGTATCCTTTAATGCGGTTACTACCGTTAAAAAAAGATACAGTTGTTTTTGAAAGCCTTTGGGGACAACTGTTTAATGATAGCCCACGTGCGATGTATGACTATTTGTCCAACAAGTATCCGGCAATGAAGTTTGTATGGGTCTTCAAGGATGAACAAATACCAATTACCGGCCATGCAATCCGCGTACGACGGATGTCTTTCAAATATTGGTATTATATGGCACGAGCTAAATATTTAGTGCAAAACACAAATTTACCTGATCAATATGCAAAGCGCAAGGGGCAAATTGAAGTTGAAACTTTGCATGGAACCTTCATGAAAGTTATGGGATTTGACGAACCCCATTTCAAACATGCCAGTAATCGAGTACAGGCTAATTTTGCACATCGAATTGGTCGTTGGGACTTAATGTCAGTACCGTCAGATTTTATGAAAGCGCATGGTGCACATGCATTTGACTATCCAGAGCAAAAAATATTAACTACTGGATTTCCACGCACTGACGAACTAATTCATAATAACAATGCGAATTATATTCAACAGATTAAGCGTCGGTTGAATATTCCGGATAATAAGAAAGTAGTACTGTATGCGCCAACATACCGGACCACAGATAAACCATTTGATTTAGAACTGGATCTCAATCAGATGCAACGGATGTTGAGTGACGATTGTGTCCTGCTGGTACGTTTACACTATTTTGTGTCACACTCGCAAAACTTTGTGAATCAGAGTGGCTTCGTCTATGATGTGAGTGATTATAATAATATTAATGACTTGTATTTGGTCAGCGATGTTCTGATTACTGACTATTCGAGCGTCATGTTTGATTTTGGCTATTTGCGTAAACCAATGATCTTTTTTGCTTATGATAAAGATTGGTACCTTGATCCTGCAAATCGAGGTATTTACATGGATTATGATGCTACTGTGCCCGGGCCAGTTGCTAAAACAACGACAGAAGTTATCAGTGCACTGAAGAACCTTGATAATTTACCATCGCTGTATCATGGTAAGCTGATCGATTTTTATAATCGTTTTTGCCAATATGGTCGTTCTGGTGATGCCACAGAGAAGTTAAGTGAGGCAATGCTGAACTTAAATCCGGAAGCACAAGATTCCATTGAAATGCATTTGATTGGCAACAAGTTTGTGCGGCTTTTTAAGTTAAACAATATTCAGTCACAATTACTGAATGCGTTGGGACAAAAGGTTGCCAAGAAAAACATTGCAATCTTTGAAAGCTTCTTTGGTCGCCAATATTCAGATAATCCTAAGGCAATTTATGAATATATGAGAACTAATTATCCGCAAATCAAAGCTTACTGGAATGTTAATAAGGAATATGAACAATACTTTATCGATAATCAGATTCCTCATCTAACAAGATTCAGCTTTAGGAGCATTTGGAAACAGGCTCGAGCAAAGTACTGGTTTACAAATACTCGGCGTCCGTTCCGATGGTATAAACCTAAGGATACAGTTGTTGTTCAAACTTGGCATGGGACACCATTAAAGACGATTGGTACGGATGTTCAACAGGTGACTATGCCTGGTGTAACGAGGATGAAGTACCATAAGCAAGTGGTTCGAGATTCTTCTCGATGGGATTACTTGCTGACGCCTAACCCATACTCGTATGAGATCATGCATCATGCCTTCCGAAAAAACTATTCACAACTATTACCGACAGGGTATCCACGTAATGATCGATTGAGTACTGCGACGCCAGAAGCTATTATCAATATTAAGCATAAACTTAATATTGATAAGAATGCTAGAGTTGTTTTATATGCACCTACCTGGCGAGATAATGACTTTGTACGCGCTGATCATTTTCGTGCTGAATTACATTTGGACTTAAACAAGTTCATTCAAAAGACACCTAAAAATACGATTATTCTTATTCGAACGCATTACATGATTGCTAATAGCTTAGATCTATCAAGCTATGGTAACCGGGTTATTAATGTCAGTGATTATGAAGATATCTCAGATCTTTATTTGATTAGTGATCTTTTAATTACGGATTATTCCAGTGTGTTTTTCGATTATTCAATTCTGAAACGGCCTATGATTTTTTACGCCTACGATTTGGCGGCCTATGCGGATGATATCCGAGGCTTTTATGTAGACTATGATTCAACCGTTCCGGGTCCAATCGTCGAGAATAATGATGAGTTGATGCCACTGATTAATGAAGCCTTAACTGAACCGGCGCGTTTTATCGATAATGAGAAGTATCGTCAATTCTTGAAAAAGTTTGCCGGATGGGAAGATGGCCAGGCTACAAAACGGTTGTTAGATATTGTACTTGACGGACAACCAGCCTATCAGCGACGCGAAGTTGAAACGGCTGAAGGATACGCGGTTAATGATCAAGTTACAATTTCACCAGCTAGTCTTCTCTGGAAAAACATCCCTGGATTACCAGGAGATCAGTTTGTTGGAAACTTCGATGAGATTAACAACGATGGTTTGATTACTATCAAAAAAATTGCGAGTTTAGTTCCAACCAATTTTAGTGCCGATGAATTATATACCGGTGGTTATTGGATAAATGCGCAGGTACAAGGACAAGATATCTGGCTCATGATGGCGGATATTTCTAAAAAGTCGAGAGCCGACAGCTATTAG
- a CDS encoding CDP-glycerol glycerophosphotransferase family protein — protein MTSIARFDSLFKDDWPLKRQLLVIPTWYDWITNDEIFKKSEYLERYRELLFDFRLRKFAECYQMKIVFCLHPNMESCVDYFKDAPVTIIHQGKADVQILIKESTMMLTDYSSVAFDFSFLHRPVLYYQVDQTQFIGKYTSHIDLDKELPGSIADSLDQVFDQLFQYGTQDFAM, from the coding sequence GTGACGAGCATAGCACGCTTTGATAGCTTGTTCAAAGATGACTGGCCATTAAAACGCCAGTTATTGGTTATTCCAACGTGGTACGATTGGATCACTAATGACGAAATTTTTAAGAAGAGTGAGTATCTTGAACGCTATCGAGAACTATTATTTGATTTCCGCCTTAGAAAATTTGCGGAATGCTACCAGATGAAAATTGTTTTCTGTTTGCATCCCAACATGGAGTCCTGTGTCGATTATTTTAAAGATGCTCCGGTGACAATCATTCATCAAGGCAAGGCTGATGTTCAGATATTGATCAAAGAGAGCACCATGATGCTGACAGACTACTCCAGCGTTGCTTTTGACTTTAGCTTTTTGCATCGTCCGGTACTCTATTATCAGGTTGATCAGACTCAATTTATTGGTAAGTACACGTCCCATATCGACTTGGATAAAGAATTACCAGGGTCAATTGCGGATTCGCTGGATCAAGTTTTTGACCAGTTATTTCAATACGGTACGCAAGACTTTGCGATGTGA